Proteins encoded within one genomic window of Brassica rapa cultivar Chiifu-401-42 chromosome A09, CAAS_Brap_v3.01, whole genome shotgun sequence:
- the LOC103839230 gene encoding auxin-responsive protein IAA4, translating into MENVGVCDEFVNLKATELRLGLPGTEDGGEEERQKVSCCKSNKRAFPETEKDIESTGKTETASPPKAQIVGWPPVRSYRKNNIQTKKNESEGQGMYVKVSMDGAPYLRKIDLTVYKQYPELMKSLENMFKFSVGEYCERERYKGSEFVPTYEDKDGDWMLVGDVPWEMFVSSCKRLRIMKGSEAKGLGCGV; encoded by the exons ATGGAAAACGTTGGAGTTTGTGATGAGTTTGTTAACCTAAAGGCAACAGAGCTGAGACTAGGATTACCAGGAACAGAAGATGGAGGTGAAGAGGAGAGACAAAAGGTTTCTTGCTGTAAAAGCAACAAAAGAGCCTTTCCTGAAACTGAGAAAGATATTGAATCTACCGGAAAAACTGAAACAGCCTCTCCTCCAAA GGCTCAGATTGTTGGATGGCCACCTGTAAGATCTTACAGGAAGAACAATATTCAGACGAAGAAGAATGAATCTGAAGGTCAAGGAATGTATGTGAAAGTAAGTATGGATGGTGCTCCCTATCTGAGGAAGATAGATCTAACGGTGTATAAGCAATATCCAGAATTGATGAAATCGCTTGAAAACATGTTTAAATTCTCTGTGGGAGAATATTGTGAGAGAGAAAGATATAAAGGCTCAGAGTTTGTGCCTACTTATGAAGACAAAGATGGTGATTGGATGCTTGTTGGAGATGTTCCTTGGGA GATGTTTGTTTCGTCTTGTAAGAGGCTAAGGATCATGAAAGGATCAGAAGCTAAAGGTCTCGGTTGTGGTGTTTAA